ACAGGGATTACAGGTCAAGATGGGAGTTATTTAGCAGAGTTGTTGTTGGAAAAAGGGTATGAAGTTCATGGAATAAAAAGAAGAACTTCACTTTTTAATACGGATAGAATAGATCATTTATATAAAGATCCTCATGAAGAAGATGTAAATTTCTTTTTGCATTATGGAGATATGACAGACAGTATGAACCTAACTAGAATTATTCAAGAAGTTCAACCGGATGAAATATATAACTTAGCAGCTCAGTCACATGTAGCGGTAAGCTTTGAAGAGCCTGAATATACGGCAAATGCTGATGGTATTGGGACACTTAGAATACTTGAGGCAGTAAGACTTCTAGGACTTACAGATAAAACAAAAATATATCAAGCGTCAACTTCAGAGCTTTATGGGCTAGTACAAGAAGTACCTCAAAGTGAAAAAACACCTTTTTATCCGAGAAGTCCTTATGCGGTAGCTAAACTATACGCTTATTGGATTACAGTAAATTATAGAGAAGCGTATAATATGTTTGCTGTTAATGGAATTCTTTTTAATCACGAAAGTCCAAGAAGAGGTGAGACATTTGTAACCAGAAAAATTACAAGAGGTATGGCAAGAATCCTTTTAGGACTTGATAAAAAGCTATATCTTGGAAATCTAAGTGCCAAAAGAGACTGGGGACATGCAAAAGATTATGTAAGAATGATGTGGATGATACTTCAGTATGAAAAACCTGAAGACTGGGTAATAGCTACTGGTAGAACTACAGAAATTAGAGAATTTGTAAGACTTACCGGAAAATATTTAGGTCTTAATATAAAATTTGAGGGTGAAGGTGTTGATGAAAAAGGAATAGTAGAAGGTATAAATGAAGAAAAATTACAAGAAGTTTTAAAAGAGGCAAATGTTTCTCATCCTGAGAGTATAATAGAGCATGCAAAAAGTTTAATCGGAAAAGATATTATTAACGTAGACCCGAAATATTTTAGACCGACAGAAGTAGATTTACTTCTTGGTGATGCGACAAAAGCTAAAGAAAAGCTTGGATGGGAACCGAAAATTACTCTTGAAGAGATGACAAAAGAAATGGTAGAGAGTGATTTAAAAGAAAACTATCAAGAACTTGTTCTTAAAAAATGCGGATTTGAAGTACCAAGCAGTTGCGGTATTTAAGGGGTTAAAATGGATAAAAACTCAAAGATTTATGTGGCCGGCGGTACTGGACTTGTAGGAAGTGCTATTATTAGAAAGCTTAAAGAAAAAGGATATAAAAATATTGTATCTACTTATCATAACAGAAAACCAATAGATAATGAAGTAGAATGGCATAAACTTGATTTAACAAATCAAGAAAATGTAAAAGACTTTTTTGAGAGTGTGAGACCTGAATACGTTTTTCTTGCCGCGGCAAAGGTTGGGGGAATAGTTGCAAATAATACTTACAGGGCTGATTTTATATACGAAAATCTCCAAATCCAAAATAATGTAATTTATAACGCATATAAATATAATGTAAAAAAACTGATGTTTCTTGGAAGCACCTGTATTTATCCAAAAAATTGTCCTCAGCCTATAAAAGAAGAATATCTTTTAACGGGTGAACTTGAATATACAAACGAACCTTATGCAATAGCAAAAATTGCCGGGATTAATATGTGTGAGAGTTTTAATCTTCAGTACGGCACAAACTTTATATCTGTAATGCCTACAAATCTTTACGGAGAAAATGATAATTTCGACCTTGAAAAATCTCACGTATTACCGGCACTTATTAGAAAGATACACCTTGCAAAAGCACTAAGTGAAGAAAACTTTGATGAAATAAGAAGAGATTTAAATAAAAATCCAATAGAAAACATAAGTGGAAATGCAAGTGAAGAAGACATCTTAAAGATACTAAAAAAATACGGAGTTACTAAAAATCAAGTAGAAATCTGGGGAAGCGGAAAGCCAAAAAGAGAATTTTTATATTCTGATGATATGGCAGATGCGTGTGTGTTTTTAATGGAAAATGTGGATTTTAAAGATATTGTAAACATACATTATGGCAAAAACACTACATGTGACATTACCGAATACAAAACCAAAGAAATCAGAAAAACTCAAATAAATATAGGAACAGGAAAAGATATAAGCATAAAAGAACTTGCAGAAATGATAAAAGACATTATTGGATTTAAAGGTGAGTTTTATTTTAATACATCAAAGCCTGACGGAACTATGAGGAAAGTTACTGATGTTAGTAAACTTCATTCTCTTGGGTGGAGACATAAAGTTGAGCTAGAAGATGGTATTAAAAAAATTTATGAGTGGTATAGGAAGTAATAAGTGATAAACAAACTTAAGAAAAATTTTCATTATATAGAAATTTTAAAAAAAGGAAGTATAAATTTTATTTTTCAAATCATTGGGATAGGATTGGGATATCTATTTATTTTCATGCTTGCTAAATATTTTAATGCAGAAGGTGTAGGTTTATTTTCTTTAACTTATTCTGTTCTTACTATTTTTTTATTATTTGCAAAATTTGGTTTTGATTTGGCAATTGTAAAATTTGTATCAGAATATAAAGATGACTTTTCTAAGTTAAAGGATTTGTATATAAAAACATTGTTTTTTTTAATTCCTTTAAATCTTTTATTGATTAGTATAATGTTTTTTTTGAGCAAATATATTGCGATATATATTTTTCATAATGAAGAAATTATAAGATATTTAAAACTTTTTTCTCTTTTGCTGTTTCCAATAACTTTAAGATTTATTAATGCTAATTTTTTAAGAGGACTAAAATCAATTGCTGAATACTCTTTTATTCAAAGCATAAGTGTATATTTGTTTAGTGTAATTGTTTTATTTATCATAGTACAATTCTTTAATTATAACATGTTAGATTTGTTTGTGGCTTATTTTTTAGGAGTTCTAATTGCTTTTTTTATTAGTTATTGGTTTTTAATAAAAAAAATAAATTTTTTTAGAATATCAAGGGATTATTTTTTTAATTTAAAAACTCTTATAAAAGTTGCTTTTTCTATGCTTTTGGCAAATTCTTTAATGTTAGTAATCACTACATCTGATTCGATAATTCTTGGATATTTTACTTCTTCAAAAAATGTAGGTATATATAATATTGTAATTAAAATAGCTGTAGCTACATCTATATTTATGACGGCAATTATGAGTATTGTTTCATCAAAGTTAATTGAACTGAATAAAGAAAATAAACTTTCACAAACTATGCAATTTGTAAATACAATTGTTTTTTCTTTAAGTGGAATTATAATAATATTTATTTTTATTTTTAAGGAAAAAATATTAATGCTTTTTGGTAAAGAATTTATAGCCGGAAGTGTTGCTCTTAGTTTGTTACTTTTTGGTAGGTTGATTGAGTCTATGAGTGGTACTGGTAATTATGTTTTACAAATTTTAGGATATGAAACAATTGTAAGAAATATAATGTTTATTGCAGCTTTTTTAAATATTGTTCTTAATTTTATATTGATTCCTATATATGGAATAAATGGTGCGGCATTTGCAAGTATGATTAGTATTGTGTTTTGGAATCTAATGTATATATTTTACATTAAACAAAAATTAGGCTTTTGGAATTTACCTAATTTATTAAGGTTGAAAAGTGGAAAATAAAAAAGTAAGTTTTAAAATAATGTTTCCGTTATATTTAATTTTCTTTTCACTATTGTTATTTTCCACCAGAGATTATTCACAAGTGCAATCTTCACCTATAAATATTTCTAATATAAATAGGATTATAGGTATTTTATTAGCATTTGCTTTTGTTTTTATCTTTTTTTTAAAAAACTTAAAAATCCGAAAGCTATCATTTCTTTTTATTTTATATTTTAATTATATTTTAGTGAGTTTTATCTCAATAATTTTATTTTCAAATAATTTTTTATATTCTTTTTGGAAATTATTTGAAATTTTAGTGGTTTTTTTAATAGGAGTATATTTTTGGAGTTTAAGTTTTTACTTTGAAAAAATGGCATATATATTATATAATAGTTTTTTAATGTTTTTTAAATTATTATTAATTTCTGTAGTGTTAAGTATAGTATTTTTTCCTTCTATGGCACTAGAATCAGCTTCTTCAATTGGTAGTGCGTTAATTTCATTTAGAGTAAATGGAGTTTTTCCTGTTATTAATGCAATAAGTGTTGGTACTATAAGTTCAATAGTTTTTTTTGATTCATTTATAAATTATATTTTTAAACTTAATTCTAAAAAGAAAAATTTATTTTGGATGATTCTTTCATTTATTTTATTAATTACTTCACAAAGTCGAACATCTTTATTAGGTCTTTTTGCTGCTTTATTTTTAGTATTTCTTTTAAGTAAAAAAATTAAATTATTGTGGAAAATTTTTGCGCTAATTTTTGTTTTAATTATAGCAATTATCTTTAATAATATTATAGTGGAACTTTTTGTTCGGGGAAATAATGAAAATACATTAATTACAATCAGTGGTAGAACATATTGGTGGAATTATATATGGAATAAAATTCTTAATGATAATATATGGCATCAATTATTTGGTTATGGTTATGCATCAGGTGTTAGAGAATTAGCATTGATTCCTTCAAATGGATTGATGCAAACTTTTGACTCAACTTATTTTTCATCATTAGCAGCAACTGGATTTATTGGTACATTTCTTATTTTTATAATTTTTGTTTATTTAATATTAAGTTCATTAAAGAAATTAAATAAAGGTTTGGACAA
This window of the Caminibacter pacificus genome carries:
- the gmd gene encoding GDP-mannose 4,6-dehydratase, with protein sequence MSKKKALITGITGQDGSYLAELLLEKGYEVHGIKRRTSLFNTDRIDHLYKDPHEEDVNFFLHYGDMTDSMNLTRIIQEVQPDEIYNLAAQSHVAVSFEEPEYTANADGIGTLRILEAVRLLGLTDKTKIYQASTSELYGLVQEVPQSEKTPFYPRSPYAVAKLYAYWITVNYREAYNMFAVNGILFNHESPRRGETFVTRKITRGMARILLGLDKKLYLGNLSAKRDWGHAKDYVRMMWMILQYEKPEDWVIATGRTTEIREFVRLTGKYLGLNIKFEGEGVDEKGIVEGINEEKLQEVLKEANVSHPESIIEHAKSLIGKDIINVDPKYFRPTEVDLLLGDATKAKEKLGWEPKITLEEMTKEMVESDLKENYQELVLKKCGFEVPSSCGI
- a CDS encoding GDP-L-fucose synthase family protein, which codes for MDKNSKIYVAGGTGLVGSAIIRKLKEKGYKNIVSTYHNRKPIDNEVEWHKLDLTNQENVKDFFESVRPEYVFLAAAKVGGIVANNTYRADFIYENLQIQNNVIYNAYKYNVKKLMFLGSTCIYPKNCPQPIKEEYLLTGELEYTNEPYAIAKIAGINMCESFNLQYGTNFISVMPTNLYGENDNFDLEKSHVLPALIRKIHLAKALSEENFDEIRRDLNKNPIENISGNASEEDILKILKKYGVTKNQVEIWGSGKPKREFLYSDDMADACVFLMENVDFKDIVNIHYGKNTTCDITEYKTKEIRKTQINIGTGKDISIKELAEMIKDIIGFKGEFYFNTSKPDGTMRKVTDVSKLHSLGWRHKVELEDGIKKIYEWYRK
- a CDS encoding flippase, which translates into the protein MINKLKKNFHYIEILKKGSINFIFQIIGIGLGYLFIFMLAKYFNAEGVGLFSLTYSVLTIFLLFAKFGFDLAIVKFVSEYKDDFSKLKDLYIKTLFFLIPLNLLLISIMFFLSKYIAIYIFHNEEIIRYLKLFSLLLFPITLRFINANFLRGLKSIAEYSFIQSISVYLFSVIVLFIIVQFFNYNMLDLFVAYFLGVLIAFFISYWFLIKKINFFRISRDYFFNLKTLIKVAFSMLLANSLMLVITTSDSIILGYFTSSKNVGIYNIVIKIAVATSIFMTAIMSIVSSKLIELNKENKLSQTMQFVNTIVFSLSGIIIIFIFIFKEKILMLFGKEFIAGSVALSLLLFGRLIESMSGTGNYVLQILGYETIVRNIMFIAAFLNIVLNFILIPIYGINGAAFASMISIVFWNLMYIFYIKQKLGFWNLPNLLRLKSGK
- a CDS encoding O-antigen ligase family protein; this encodes MENKKVSFKIMFPLYLIFFSLLLFSTRDYSQVQSSPINISNINRIIGILLAFAFVFIFFLKNLKIRKLSFLFILYFNYILVSFISIILFSNNFLYSFWKLFEILVVFLIGVYFWSLSFYFEKMAYILYNSFLMFFKLLLISVVLSIVFFPSMALESASSIGSALISFRVNGVFPVINAISVGTISSIVFFDSFINYIFKLNSKKKNLFWMILSFILLITSQSRTSLLGLFAALFLVFLLSKKIKLLWKIFALIFVLIIAIIFNNIIVELFVRGNNENTLITISGRTYWWNYIWNKILNDNIWHQLFGYGYASGVRELALIPSNGLMQTFDSTYFSSLAATGFIGTFLIFIIFVYLILSSLKKLNKGLDKMMYISNIKVLGITIILFIKSFTTDTINVLTFYLPFLFCIVILGKYKNEEF